The sequence below is a genomic window from uncultured Fibrobacter sp..
CACGGTCACGAGGGCTTCGGCGGACTTGCGGTTGGAGCATTCGGCGCGAACCACGTGGTCACCGGCATCGAGGTTGTTGATGGTGAGTGCTGCACCGTCGGTCTTGTCGGCGTTGTCGCCGTCGATGTAGATGAGGCACTTGCCCGGAATGGTGGTCACCTTGATGGCGCCCTTAGGAATCTTGGTGCCGAAGTCGAAGGTGTTGCGCTTGTCGTTACCCGGCCAAATGTTCACGCGCTGGTTCACGAGTTCGTAACCCTGGTCGATCACCACGAGGGTCTGACGGCCGGACTTGACGCTCATGTTTTCGATGGGGCTCTTGCCGAGGGGTTCGCCACCGAGGAACACGTCGCTGTTAGGCGGGTTGGTGATAATGGTGATGGTTGCAGCCTTGCCGCGCGGAGGTGGATCGTCGTCTGCGACGGCGGAGGTAACGAGGAATGCGACCA
It includes:
- a CDS encoding PEGA domain-containing protein is translated as MKKLYIFALLVAFLVTSAVADDDPPPRGKAATITIITNPPNSDVFLGGEPLGKSPIENMSVKSGRQTLVVIDQGYELVNQRVNIWPGNDKRNTFDFGTKIPKGAIKVTTIPGKCLIYIDGDNADKTDGAALTINNLDAGDHVVRAECSNRKSAEALVTVKGEETVEVTLDASGKKKKK